Proteins co-encoded in one Candidatus Binatia bacterium genomic window:
- a CDS encoding acyl-CoA/acyl-ACP dehydrogenase, with product MNFDFSEEQKLLRENVRAFLAKEAPLTLCRQVLETDSSYSTNLWQAVAQQGWLGTAIPEVYGGAGFGRLELAVIAEELGRVLAPIPFGPSVYLAAEALLVAGTEEQKQQYLPRLSRGEAIATLAHFDAAGDAGERSVKTAVRAGKLSGSKTAVPDGDVADFALVTAKSGRDVGLAIVDLHSSGVRRQHVQSIDPSRSVATLEFERAPMEWLGGRPCGWETIGHVFDRAAVLYAFEQLGGAQRAFEITREYTLNRYAFGRPIASFQALKHRLADWYVELELTRSNCYYGAWALSNEAPELAVAACGARVSATATFELASKEMIQMHGGMGFTWEHDAHLFYRRARYLAAILGPAPVWRERLVSCLEAREQAS from the coding sequence CGAGAACGTCCGCGCGTTCCTCGCGAAAGAGGCGCCGCTGACGCTCTGCCGGCAGGTGCTGGAGACCGATAGTTCTTACTCGACGAACCTGTGGCAGGCGGTCGCTCAGCAAGGCTGGCTGGGCACGGCGATTCCGGAAGTTTACGGCGGTGCGGGTTTCGGTCGCCTCGAGCTGGCCGTCATCGCCGAGGAGCTCGGGCGAGTGCTCGCGCCGATTCCGTTCGGCCCCTCCGTGTATCTCGCTGCGGAAGCGCTTCTGGTTGCAGGAACAGAGGAGCAAAAACAGCAGTACTTGCCGCGCTTGAGCCGCGGGGAGGCGATCGCTACCCTGGCGCACTTCGATGCTGCGGGAGATGCCGGTGAGCGGTCGGTGAAAACTGCCGTGCGGGCCGGCAAGCTCTCGGGCAGCAAAACAGCAGTGCCCGATGGGGACGTTGCCGACTTTGCTCTCGTAACCGCAAAAAGCGGGCGCGATGTCGGCCTGGCGATCGTCGACTTACACAGCAGCGGCGTGCGGCGCCAGCACGTACAATCCATCGACCCGAGTCGCTCAGTGGCCACCCTCGAGTTCGAGCGTGCCCCGATGGAATGGCTCGGCGGTCGGCCTTGCGGCTGGGAAACCATTGGGCATGTGTTCGACCGCGCTGCCGTGTTGTACGCGTTCGAGCAACTCGGGGGCGCGCAACGCGCGTTCGAGATTACCCGCGAATACACGCTCAACCGCTATGCGTTCGGGCGGCCCATTGCCTCGTTCCAAGCGCTCAAGCATCGCCTGGCCGATTGGTACGTGGAACTCGAGCTGACCCGTTCCAATTGTTACTACGGCGCGTGGGCCTTGAGTAACGAGGCACCGGAGCTTGCTGTGGCGGCTTGCGGAGCACGGGTGTCGGCCACTGCCACGTTCGAGCTGGCCAGCAAAGAAATGATCCAAATGCACGGCGGCATGGGTTTCACCTGGGAACACGATGCCCATTTGTTTTATCGCCGCGCGCGTTACCTGGCGGCGATCCTCGGCCCTGCGCCCGTGTGGCGCGAACGGTTGGTGAGTTGCTTGGAGGCACGAGAGCAAGCTTCTTAA